The following coding sequences are from one Candidatus Aminicenantes bacterium window:
- a CDS encoding HD domain-containing protein: protein MPIVLKNIPDPTVPARRRRFSSINTLGTQAFLDSINFRIVILDSNHTVLLVNKYALQALSINPQDYIGKKCPHYKVGTKCLICPLDKSIKESAQHEIEYYDSAIKKSFRSVVSPLPFVTDDQLSTFALIINDISDIKKANIEIDNAVIRYSALASGTIEAIQNMTATRDPSVGIHQKEVARLAVAIAQIMGLSPEMTEGLRVAALLHDVGKIAVPSEILSRPGKLSRNEFALIQAHAEEGFKILKNIDFPFPLAEIVYQHHERLDGSGYPRGLKGKEILTETRIVSVAEVVESMGSHRPYRPARPTEDALAEIESKSGTKFDPAVVKACVFLFRKKEYMLRKEVEPYRGAPGRDTIGAAG, encoded by the coding sequence ATGCCTATCGTATTGAAGAATATACCTGATCCTACCGTTCCCGCTCGCCGCCGGCGGTTCTCGAGTATCAACACCCTCGGCACCCAGGCTTTCCTTGATTCCATCAACTTCCGGATCGTCATCCTCGATTCGAACCACACGGTGCTTCTTGTCAATAAGTACGCACTGCAGGCGCTCTCGATCAACCCGCAAGACTACATTGGCAAAAAGTGCCCTCATTACAAAGTAGGAACCAAGTGCCTGATCTGCCCGCTCGACAAATCTATTAAAGAATCGGCGCAGCATGAAATCGAATACTATGATAGCGCGATAAAGAAATCATTCCGATCGGTCGTCTCCCCCCTTCCTTTCGTCACCGATGATCAGCTCAGTACTTTCGCCCTAATAATCAACGACATATCGGATATTAAGAAAGCCAATATCGAGATCGATAACGCGGTTATTCGATATTCCGCTCTCGCCAGCGGCACGATTGAAGCGATCCAAAATATGACGGCGACCCGGGATCCTTCCGTAGGGATACATCAGAAAGAGGTCGCCCGGCTGGCCGTGGCCATTGCGCAGATCATGGGATTGAGCCCCGAAATGACCGAAGGCCTGAGGGTCGCCGCCCTACTCCATGACGTCGGGAAGATCGCGGTCCCCTCCGAAATCCTTTCGCGGCCCGGGAAGCTCTCGCGCAATGAGTTCGCTCTTATCCAGGCCCACGCCGAAGAGGGCTTTAAAATTCTCAAGAATATCGACTTCCCTTTCCCCCTTGCGGAGATCGTCTACCAACACCACGAACGGCTGGACGGATCCGGATACCCTCGTGGCTTGAAGGGAAAGGAGATACTAACCGAGACAAGAATAGTCTCCGTTGCAGAGGTGGTTGAATCGATGGGCTCACACCGGCCCTATCGACCGGCACGCCCAACCGAAGACGCGCTCGCTGAGATCGAATCCAAGAGCGGCACGAAATTCGACCCGGCGGTCGTCAAGGCTTGCGTCTTTTTGTTCAGGAAGAAGGAGTATATGCTTCGGAAAGAAGTGGAGCCCTACCGGGGAGCCCCGGGGCGCGACACCATAGGGGCGGCCGGGTAG
- a CDS encoding flavodoxin family protein, which yields MKKIIALVGSSHKGGATYTAAHRFLDALDAFGDVQSEIVVLSDYDIHTCRGCKACFERGEEHCPLKDDRDALIEKINASDAVVFASPNYSFQVSAFMKIFLDRLGFLFHRPHFHGKTSTSIVVFGIYGARKIAKYLDFVGGGLGFHVVKGSCIRTLEPMTEKAIGKMNRTLAKQSRRFHARLLRPTNSAPSLIGLMAFRIGRTRIRLMLGEGSRDHVYYRDHGWFESDYYYPTHLGPFKKAVGAIFDWVAALGQTKSSSPESSQ from the coding sequence ATGAAGAAGATCATCGCCCTCGTGGGAAGTTCGCACAAGGGAGGCGCCACCTACACGGCCGCGCATCGGTTTCTGGATGCGCTCGACGCCTTCGGCGACGTTCAGAGCGAAATCGTCGTCCTTAGCGACTACGACATCCACACCTGCCGCGGCTGCAAGGCCTGTTTCGAACGGGGTGAGGAACATTGTCCGCTCAAAGACGATCGGGACGCGCTGATCGAGAAGATCAACGCCTCGGACGCGGTCGTTTTCGCTTCGCCGAACTACTCCTTTCAAGTCTCGGCCTTTATGAAGATTTTCCTCGACCGGCTCGGATTCCTGTTCCATCGGCCGCACTTCCACGGCAAAACCTCCACGTCCATCGTCGTTTTCGGCATCTACGGGGCCCGCAAGATCGCCAAATACCTGGACTTCGTCGGGGGCGGCCTCGGCTTTCACGTCGTGAAGGGAAGCTGCATCCGGACGCTCGAACCCATGACCGAGAAGGCGATTGGGAAGATGAACAGAACGCTCGCCAAACAAAGCCGCCGATTCCACGCCCGACTTTTGCGGCCGACTAACTCGGCGCCCTCACTCATCGGGCTTATGGCGTTCAGGATCGGCCGGACGAGAATCCGCCTCATGCTCGGCGAAGGCAGCCGCGACCACGTCTACTACCGCGATCACGGCTGGTTTGAATCCGATTACTATTACCCCACGCATCTCGGCCCCTTCAAGAAGGCCGTCGGAGCGATCTTCGACTGGGTTGCGGCCCTCGGCCAGACAAAAAGCTCGTCGCCGGAATCCTCTCAATAA